One part of the Halostagnicola larsenii XH-48 genome encodes these proteins:
- a CDS encoding 2Fe-2S iron-sulfur cluster-binding protein — translation MVETYTVEFIDEGRTIEVPANKPVLEAAEEAGLTPPYQCRMGVCGVCCGMVVEDGEVDQTEGMFLSESEKEEGYALTCIAKPRSDLRIRTDESP, via the coding sequence ATGGTCGAGACTTACACCGTCGAGTTTATCGACGAGGGTCGGACGATCGAAGTGCCGGCGAACAAGCCGGTGCTCGAGGCGGCCGAAGAAGCCGGTCTCACACCCCCGTATCAGTGTCGGATGGGTGTCTGTGGCGTCTGCTGCGGGATGGTCGTCGAGGACGGCGAAGTCGACCAGACCGAGGGAATGTTCCTCTCCGAGAGCGAGAAAGAGGAAGGATACGCGCTGACCTGCATCGCGAAGCCCCGATCCGACCTCCGCATTCGAACCGACGAGAGCCCCTGA